The following proteins come from a genomic window of Paucimonas lemoignei:
- a CDS encoding periplasmic/secreted protein: MFSLRPATALLALGAAALISAPAMAEEVHYNQVSVHAEVNKEVSRDLMNVTLYTEAQNTDPAKLAAEVTETLNKALGQARQVKDITIRQGNRSSYPIYEEKGQKITGWRERAELRLESADFAALSKLTGEMLGDMKMGGMDFAIATPTRKASEDELLKEAVKAFRTRAQLVTDALGGTGYKLVNLNFNTSGYPQPYLRAPVMMMKAARGADAAPTPDVEAGTSQVTVTADGTIEVAIP, translated from the coding sequence ATGTTCAGCCTTCGCCCTGCTACCGCACTTCTCGCCCTTGGCGCCGCTGCATTGATCAGTGCCCCTGCCATGGCAGAAGAGGTGCATTACAACCAGGTTTCCGTGCATGCAGAGGTCAACAAGGAAGTCAGCCGCGACCTGATGAATGTCACGCTGTACACCGAAGCACAGAATACCGACCCGGCAAAGCTCGCGGCTGAAGTCACCGAGACACTGAACAAGGCGCTCGGCCAGGCGCGCCAGGTCAAAGACATCACCATCCGCCAGGGCAACCGCAGCAGCTACCCGATTTACGAAGAAAAAGGCCAGAAGATCACTGGCTGGCGAGAACGCGCTGAGCTGCGCCTGGAAAGCGCCGATTTTGCAGCCCTTTCCAAGCTGACCGGCGAAATGCTGGGCGACATGAAAATGGGCGGCATGGACTTCGCCATCGCAACGCCAACCCGCAAAGCCAGCGAAGACGAGTTGCTCAAAGAAGCCGTCAAGGCCTTCCGCACCCGCGCGCAACTGGTTACCGATGCGCTGGGCGGCACCGGCTACAAGCTGGTGAACCTGAACTTCAACACCTCGGGTTATCCACAGCCGTACCTGCGCGCGCCGGTCATGATGATGAAAGCAGCACGCGGCGCCGATGCCGCGCCGACCCCGGATGTGGAAGCAGGCACCAGCCAGGTAACCGTGACCGCTGACGGCACCATTGAAGTCGCGATTCCGTAA